The Planktothrix sp. FACHB-1365 genome has a segment encoding these proteins:
- a CDS encoding retroviral-like aspartic protease family protein produces the protein MQIQSNNQMGKVFATLTITNRADQIRAEDGTILPEQIRSITLKNVLVDTGATTLCLPQEAIAKLGLKLLKEVDVATAMGIGKARIFRDATLSIFEREGTFECLELPGGQDALLGVIPLEALGLEIDLKNQTLKALPISPTETYLTIL, from the coding sequence ATGCAAATTCAAAGCAACAATCAAATGGGAAAAGTTTTCGCCACTCTAACAATTACTAACCGCGCCGACCAAATTCGAGCAGAAGATGGGACAATTTTACCAGAGCAAATTCGCTCAATTACCCTCAAAAATGTATTAGTAGACACGGGTGCAACTACCCTATGTTTACCACAAGAAGCGATCGCCAAACTGGGGCTAAAACTCCTAAAAGAAGTGGACGTAGCCACCGCAATGGGTATTGGTAAAGCCAGAATTTTCCGAGATGCTACCCTATCAATATTTGAGCGGGAAGGAACCTTCGAGTGCTTAGAATTACCAGGAGGTCAAGATGCTCTTTTAGGAGTCATACCTTTAGAAGCTTTGGGGTTAGAAATCGACTTAAAAAATCAAACCTTGAAGGCGTTACCCATCAGTCCAACAGAAACTTATTTAACGATTTTGTAG
- a CDS encoding FxLYD domain-containing protein encodes MPIDLPWALAFVIVSGLIPALKAISNPSLSPASNSSQHSASVIVTQNSGFTVSDVKLVRVGEGTLIRYSIEGKVKNNSTTSMRSLKVNYREYQQQNDQLVPLEAGEATVNPTELKPGETGIFGRVVNSPLEVILIESLVSPDHGEIAINQCYANNLERREMCRRQLNPQAVYPLL; translated from the coding sequence ATGCCAATTGATTTACCTTGGGCTTTAGCATTTGTGATTGTTTCTGGCTTAATTCCCGCCTTAAAAGCCATTTCAAATCCTTCTCTTTCTCCTGCTTCCAACTCATCTCAACATTCTGCCTCTGTAATCGTAACTCAAAATTCAGGATTCACTGTGAGTGATGTTAAATTAGTGCGAGTTGGAGAAGGAACATTAATTCGTTATTCGATTGAGGGAAAGGTTAAAAATAATAGTACAACTTCAATGCGATCGCTGAAAGTTAACTATCGAGAATATCAACAACAGAATGATCAATTAGTCCCATTAGAAGCCGGAGAAGCAACCGTTAATCCCACAGAACTTAAACCCGGAGAAACGGGAATATTTGGTCGTGTCGTCAATAGTCCATTGGAAGTCATACTTATTGAAAGTTTAGTATCTCCTGATCATGGAGAAATTGCTATTAACCAATGTTATGCTAATAATTTAGAACGGCGAGAAATGTGTCGTAGACAATTGAATCCTCAAGCGGTTTATCCTTTATTATAA
- a CDS encoding 5'-nucleotidase C-terminal domain-containing protein yields MSANLDFSTDSNLAKFVVPDGQPPQPNSIAKSTVIDVQGQPIGIVGATTPLLGSLSSPGNIGISPSDPNDLDALAATIQPSIDALTAQGINKIVLLSHLRDLNIDQELASGLRDVDVIVAGGSNDILADATDRLRVGDTADGLYPILTTSATGQPVAIVNTKGNYKYVGRLVADFDDNGVLIPSSIDPKISGAFATDETGVIETGNVPPNEELSVGLAAGQLSIVPKDGNTFGRSEVFLNGDTSDVRTQETNLGNLGADANLFAARQVDPSVVISIKNGGSIRYSIGAISSEGEKIPPLANPIAGKEAGQVSQLDIENVMRFNNELTTLTLTASQLQQVIEHGLAKTATGATPGQFPQVGGMAFSFDASLPVGQRLRSLSLRDESGSVTDIVVENGQLVGDPNRSFRTVTLKFLADGGDGYPFPDFAATSNPVSLAAAESDSTFNTPGREQKAVADYLVAIGLFNEADVPAAEDERIQNLTVRSDTALASEFFNLNDDDNVFTVASGLLAGRLGGLRSLDGNDVVTGSAEADLINGNRNDDQISGLGGDDTVFGGAGNDVLNGDAGNDILFGDLGNDTLTGNSGSDTFVLRSGGGGDVVTDFENGADVLGLPEGLTFAQLSMTQGATGTLISFNQEVLVTLNGVSSSLVTAESFKAIT; encoded by the coding sequence TTGAGTGCAAACCTCGACTTCAGCACCGACAGTAATTTAGCAAAATTTGTGGTTCCTGACGGACAGCCCCCCCAACCCAACAGCATCGCCAAAAGCACAGTGATTGACGTGCAAGGGCAACCCATCGGCATTGTTGGGGCTACAACTCCTCTGTTGGGCAGCCTCTCGTCTCCTGGCAATATTGGTATATCCCCCTCAGACCCCAACGATCTCGATGCTCTGGCGGCCACCATTCAACCTTCGATTGATGCCCTCACCGCCCAAGGGATTAACAAAATTGTTCTGTTGTCCCATCTGAGAGACCTGAATATTGACCAGGAACTTGCCTCTGGCCTGCGGGATGTGGATGTGATTGTGGCGGGGGGATCTAACGATATCTTAGCGGATGCTACTGACCGTCTGCGAGTCGGAGATACGGCTGATGGTCTCTACCCCATCCTCACAACCTCCGCCACCGGGCAACCCGTTGCGATTGTGAATACTAAGGGCAACTATAAGTATGTGGGGCGTTTGGTAGCGGATTTTGATGATAATGGGGTTCTAATTCCCTCAAGCATTGACCCCAAGATCAGTGGAGCTTTTGCTACGGACGAAACGGGGGTGATCGAGACGGGAAACGTCCCACCCAATGAGGAATTATCGGTTGGCTTGGCTGCGGGACAACTTTCCATTGTTCCCAAAGACGGCAATACCTTTGGCCGCAGCGAGGTATTTCTCAACGGCGACACCAGCGATGTTCGCACCCAAGAAACCAACCTGGGTAATCTTGGCGCGGATGCTAATTTGTTTGCGGCTCGCCAAGTTGATCCGAGCGTGGTGATCTCGATTAAAAATGGGGGAAGTATCCGCTACTCCATCGGGGCTATTAGTAGCGAGGGTGAAAAAATCCCACCGCTCGCTAATCCTATTGCTGGGAAGGAAGCGGGACAAGTTTCCCAACTCGATATTGAAAACGTTATGCGATTCAATAACGAGTTAACAACCCTGACCCTAACGGCCTCGCAACTGCAACAAGTAATTGAACATGGTTTGGCGAAAACAGCGACCGGAGCAACTCCGGGTCAGTTCCCACAAGTTGGGGGGATGGCGTTTAGCTTCGATGCCAGTTTGCCCGTCGGACAGCGCTTGCGTTCTCTCTCGCTGCGAGATGAATCGGGCAGTGTGACCGATATTGTGGTAGAAAATGGTCAGTTAGTCGGCGACCCGAACCGATCTTTCCGTACTGTAACCCTGAAGTTTCTGGCAGATGGAGGCGATGGCTATCCCTTCCCAGACTTTGCGGCTACCTCTAATCCGGTCAGCCTCGCAGCGGCAGAATCTGACTCAACTTTTAATACCCCAGGTCGGGAGCAAAAGGCGGTGGCGGATTATCTGGTGGCGATTGGATTGTTCAACGAGGCGGATGTGCCAGCAGCCGAAGACGAACGCATTCAAAACTTGACGGTTCGCAGCGATACGGCTCTCGCCTCGGAGTTTTTTAACTTGAATGATGACGATAATGTGTTTACAGTGGCGTCAGGATTGCTTGCCGGACGACTGGGTGGACTGCGATCGCTCGATGGGAATGATGTCGTAACCGGTTCGGCTGAGGCTGATCTGATCAATGGCAATCGCAACGATGATCAGATTTCGGGTCTAGGGGGTGACGATACTGTTTTTGGAGGCGCGGGAAATGATGTTCTTAATGGCGACGCAGGTAACGATATCCTTTTCGGAGATTTAGGTAATGACACCTTAACGGGGAATTCCGGTAGTGATACTTTCGTTTTGCGCTCTGGTGGCGGTGGCGATGTGGTGACTGACTTTGAAAATGGGGCTGATGTCTTGGGATTGCCTGAAGGTTTAACTTTCGCGCAACTCTCGATGACTCAAGGGGCGACAGGAACGTTAATCTCCTTTAACCAAGAAGTTCTCGTTACCCTTAATGGCGTTTCATCTAGCTTAGTTACGGCGGAGAGTTTTAAAGCGATCACATAG
- the nadC gene encoding carboxylating nicotinate-nucleotide diphosphorylase: MKAILPPGIILDPLLQQWLLEDIGRGDRSTAGLLIGNQIKSADWIVKEKGVIAGLSVAARVFQLLDHQMQFTPLIQDGEYCEKGTKIAILEGSLEALLTGERVALNLAMRLSGIATATRKYVEAIADLPCQLVDTRKTTPGLRVLEKYAIQVGGAKNHRMGLDDAIMIKDNHIAAAGGIGKAITQIREIMPYPLTIEVETETLEQVKIALEHQADIIMLDNMSLELMKEAVNLIRQNNPRIKIEASGNITLETIHSVAETGVDYISTSAPITRSTWLDLSMKMYSREQGTGNREQGGKEKYKFRF; encoded by the coding sequence ATGAAGGCGATATTACCCCCTGGAATTATTTTAGATCCGCTATTACAACAATGGTTATTAGAAGATATTGGACGAGGCGATCGCAGTACCGCCGGATTATTAATTGGAAATCAGATAAAATCTGCGGATTGGATTGTTAAAGAAAAGGGTGTCATTGCTGGGTTATCCGTAGCGGCGAGAGTGTTTCAACTCTTAGATCATCAGATGCAATTTACACCTTTAATTCAGGATGGAGAATATTGTGAAAAAGGGACAAAAATTGCGATTTTAGAAGGAAGTTTAGAAGCCTTATTAACGGGTGAGCGAGTGGCGTTAAATTTAGCGATGCGACTGAGTGGAATAGCGACAGCAACGAGAAAATATGTAGAAGCGATCGCAGATTTACCTTGTCAATTAGTGGATACTCGCAAAACAACACCCGGATTAAGAGTATTAGAAAAATATGCGATTCAAGTGGGAGGTGCAAAAAATCATCGCATGGGATTAGATGATGCAATTATGATTAAAGATAATCATATTGCGGCGGCGGGTGGAATTGGAAAAGCGATCACTCAAATTCGAGAAATAATGCCTTATCCTTTAACAATTGAAGTAGAAACCGAAACTTTAGAACAGGTAAAAATCGCCTTAGAACATCAAGCGGATATTATTATGTTAGATAATATGTCTTTAGAATTAATGAAGGAAGCCGTTAATCTAATTCGTCAGAATAATCCTCGTATTAAAATAGAAGCATCGGGAAATATTACCTTAGAAACGATTCATTCCGTTGCAGAAACTGGGGTAGATTATATTTCAACGAGTGCCCCCATTACCCGTTCAACTTGGTTAGATTTAAGTATGAAAATGTATAGTAGGGAACAGGGAACAGGGAACAGGGAACAGGGAGGAAAAGAGAAATACAAGTTTAGGTTTTAA
- a CDS encoding C39 family peptidase: MKLQDFIGKNTRYDIKAIAEDDELSRQIQTQLIGLGLLDPPADGIFGPKSTASLHQFQKLMECGEAGYLGTITAKKLIETKREQIPVTTPILKTLKSTVFKVKPIASSQLNDSEKFSIPGGKEFAVLAYDPIRGHLRVALRNESFGGYSVLYIWGEHAQIYENGKLVYPKPIPSSYRLNVPYKSQLDNWFNPTGSCNVTSISMCLEYFKARRKTSSGQLEDELYEYAINKGYSRHDPYDLARIVRDYGCQDYFTDNGTIDDIKDWIAAGNPAVIHGYFTSFGHIIVVVGYDEYGFIVHDPYGEWFSSGYRTDLSGAYLHYSYRLITRVCIPDGNFWVHFISK; the protein is encoded by the coding sequence ATGAAACTACAGGATTTTATCGGTAAAAATACTCGATATGATATTAAAGCCATTGCTGAAGATGACGAACTCAGTCGTCAGATCCAAACTCAACTCATTGGGTTAGGTTTGCTTGATCCCCCAGCCGATGGCATTTTTGGCCCTAAATCAACAGCTTCATTACATCAATTCCAAAAGTTGATGGAGTGTGGTGAAGCGGGTTATCTGGGTACAATTACGGCGAAAAAGTTAATCGAAACAAAACGGGAACAGATTCCCGTTACCACCCCGATATTGAAAACCCTTAAAAGTACCGTTTTTAAGGTTAAACCGATTGCTTCTTCTCAACTAAATGACTCAGAAAAATTTTCGATTCCTGGCGGAAAAGAATTTGCTGTTTTAGCCTATGACCCCATTCGTGGACATTTACGAGTCGCTTTACGAAATGAGTCCTTTGGAGGATATTCGGTTTTATATATTTGGGGAGAACACGCCCAAATTTATGAAAATGGAAAACTGGTTTATCCTAAACCGATTCCATCCAGTTATCGTCTCAATGTTCCCTATAAATCTCAATTAGACAACTGGTTTAATCCCACGGGTTCATGCAATGTTACTTCCATCTCAATGTGTTTGGAATATTTCAAAGCTCGTCGTAAAACCAGTTCGGGTCAACTGGAAGATGAACTTTATGAATATGCGATTAATAAAGGCTATAGTCGTCATGATCCTTATGATTTAGCTCGAATTGTTCGAGATTATGGTTGTCAGGATTATTTTACTGACAATGGAACTATAGACGATATTAAAGATTGGATTGCGGCTGGAAATCCGGCTGTTATTCATGGGTATTTTACGTCCTTTGGTCATATCATTGTTGTTGTGGGTTATGACGAATACGGGTTTATTGTTCATGACCCCTATGGGGAATGGTTCTCCTCTGGTTATCGCACTGATTTGAGTGGAGCTTATTTACATTATTCCTATCGCTTGATCACGCGAGTTTGCATCCCTGATGGCAATTTTTGGGTGCATTTTATTTCTAAGTAA
- a CDS encoding pitrilysin family protein, giving the protein MTSILVKPSSSRPINTPTVHRLSNGLTIVAEQLPVDAVNLNVWINIGSAIESNDINGMAHFLEHIVFKGTPHLQLGEFEQKIEQRGAVTNAATSQDYTHYYITTAPQDLADLAPLQFDVVLNASIADEAFERERFVVLEEIRRSEDNPGRRSFRQSMEIAFEQLPYRRPVLGPASVIEQLHPQQMRDFHRTWYQPRSMTVAVVGNLPVDSLIQTVEDAVTSVYPGSISSVLPERKHWAPEASFQSIVRQEIIDDTLQQARLLMLWRVPGLEELSETYPLDVLAYILGQGRTARLFQDLRENRGLVSSISASNMTQRLQGVFYISARLPVENLTEVEAILCDHISQLQNEPITEEEMTKVRTQVANRFIFSNETPSDRAGLYGYYQSLVGDLTAGLYYPDHIQALSSTEIQQAAQQYLSAHAYGIVILKPPVHSADLEG; this is encoded by the coding sequence ATGACTTCCATCCTTGTTAAACCGTCTTCGTCTCGACCGATTAATACCCCAACTGTTCATCGCCTCTCAAATGGTTTAACCATTGTGGCCGAACAGTTACCTGTGGATGCTGTCAATCTCAACGTTTGGATTAATATTGGTTCGGCGATTGAATCCAATGATATCAACGGGATGGCGCATTTTTTAGAACATATCGTTTTTAAAGGCACACCCCATCTCCAGTTGGGAGAATTTGAACAAAAAATTGAACAACGGGGTGCTGTAACGAATGCAGCCACCAGCCAAGACTATACCCATTACTACATTACCACTGCCCCTCAAGACTTGGCGGATTTAGCGCCTTTACAGTTTGATGTGGTTCTCAATGCTAGTATTGCGGATGAGGCGTTTGAACGGGAACGATTTGTGGTGTTAGAAGAAATTCGTCGTTCTGAGGATAACCCCGGTAGACGCTCTTTTCGCCAGTCCATGGAAATCGCCTTTGAGCAGCTTCCCTATCGTCGTCCGGTCTTGGGGCCAGCATCGGTAATTGAACAGTTACACCCTCAACAAATGCGAGATTTTCATCGCACCTGGTATCAGCCTCGTTCTATGACGGTCGCAGTGGTAGGAAATTTACCCGTTGATTCTCTGATTCAAACCGTAGAAGATGCCGTTACTTCAGTTTATCCCGGATCAATCAGTTCTGTCCTCCCAGAACGCAAACACTGGGCTCCTGAAGCCAGTTTTCAGAGCATTGTCCGTCAAGAAATTATTGATGATACGTTACAACAAGCTCGATTATTAATGCTGTGGCGTGTCCCCGGTTTAGAAGAACTGTCTGAAACTTATCCCTTAGATGTTTTAGCTTATATTTTAGGCCAAGGAAGAACCGCACGACTATTTCAAGATCTCCGGGAAAATCGAGGGTTAGTTTCGTCGATTTCTGCGAGTAATATGACTCAGCGTTTACAAGGGGTCTTTTATATTTCAGCCCGTTTACCCGTAGAAAATCTCACCGAGGTTGAAGCGATTCTGTGTGATCATATCTCTCAACTGCAAAACGAACCGATTACAGAGGAGGAAATGACAAAAGTTAGGACACAAGTGGCAAATCGGTTTATCTTTAGTAATGAAACACCAAGCGATCGCGCTGGATTATATGGCTATTATCAATCCTTAGTCGGGGATTTAACCGCAGGTCTGTATTATCCTGATCATATTCAAGCATTGAGTTCTACAGAAATTCAACAGGCAGCACAACAGTATTTATCGGCTCATGCTTATGGAATCGTCATCCTCAAACCTCCTGTACACAGTGCAGATTTAGAGGGATGA
- a CDS encoding asparaginase, translating to MTRGKRTQAKELEVRLLREGLVESTHRVQATVCDSRGRVLSVAGNSDTATFIRSALKPFQALAVITTGTLERYDLTDIDLAIICSSHQGTIEQARQAFNILWRADVDPVQLQCPIPEGKNSRLQHGCSGKHAGMLAVCQQCHWPLESYLQRKHPLQQLIIGKVGELLALPPDEFLSARDDCGAPTYYLELSQMAILYAQLTSGDNLDRERIVRAMTHHPEMVAGVGRFDTELMRLTEGELVSKSGAEGVQCVGRIGEGMGLAIKVMDGSHRAKYATAIHLLKQMGWITPTIAETLGEKFLTLNDFKRLDVMGELSFL from the coding sequence ATGACACGGGGAAAACGAACACAAGCCAAAGAACTGGAAGTTAGACTCCTGCGGGAAGGACTCGTTGAGTCTACCCATCGGGTGCAAGCAACCGTCTGTGATAGCCGAGGACGAGTATTATCTGTTGCGGGAAATTCCGACACGGCGACCTTTATCCGGTCTGCCTTAAAACCTTTTCAAGCCTTAGCTGTAATCACAACAGGCACACTGGAACGATATGATTTAACCGATATTGATTTAGCGATTATCTGTAGTTCTCATCAAGGAACCATCGAACAAGCTCGACAAGCGTTTAATATTCTCTGGCGAGCGGATGTTGATCCCGTACAACTCCAGTGTCCCATTCCTGAAGGCAAAAATAGCCGTCTGCAACATGGCTGTTCTGGGAAACACGCCGGAATGTTAGCGGTTTGTCAACAATGCCATTGGCCGTTAGAAAGCTATTTACAACGGAAACATCCTCTACAACAACTCATTATCGGTAAAGTCGGAGAATTATTAGCATTACCCCCCGATGAATTTCTCAGTGCTAGGGATGACTGCGGCGCACCGACCTATTATTTGGAATTAAGCCAAATGGCGATACTCTATGCTCAATTAACATCGGGGGATAACCTTGATCGAGAACGTATTGTTCGCGCCATGACCCATCACCCGGAAATGGTCGCCGGAGTTGGACGTTTTGACACGGAATTAATGCGCTTAACCGAAGGAGAACTCGTCAGTAAATCTGGAGCCGAAGGGGTGCAATGTGTTGGACGCATTGGTGAAGGCATGGGATTAGCCATTAAAGTTATGGATGGCTCACATCGCGCGAAATACGCCACCGCCATTCATCTATTAAAACAAATGGGATGGATTACCCCCACCATCGCCGAAACCCTGGGTGAAAAATTCCTCACCCTCAACGACTTCAAACGCTTAGATGTCATGGGGGAATTGTCGTTTCTTTAA
- a CDS encoding CGLD27 family protein, which yields MREVSVSVCPVPPEQRPVNEYQELKASWFFSWVMLNWPQYLRKLVWVWFISWVIFCPVAAASFAPSKYPGQLILSAATGASFILTLVVIRLSLGWYYIRSRLLSSKIFYEESGWYDGQTWLKTPEFLLQDQLILTHQVQPILTRLRKTYYGLAGLFAGGGLIWILL from the coding sequence ATGAGAGAGGTTTCCGTATCCGTCTGTCCAGTTCCCCCTGAACAACGTCCTGTGAATGAATATCAAGAATTGAAAGCATCTTGGTTTTTTAGCTGGGTGATGCTCAACTGGCCCCAATATTTGAGAAAATTAGTTTGGGTATGGTTTATTAGCTGGGTGATTTTTTGTCCTGTAGCTGCTGCTAGTTTTGCCCCGAGTAAATACCCAGGCCAATTAATACTCAGTGCGGCGACAGGAGCAAGTTTTATTTTAACCTTAGTCGTGATTCGGTTATCTTTAGGCTGGTACTATATTAGATCCCGTCTGTTGAGTTCTAAAATTTTTTATGAAGAATCAGGATGGTATGACGGCCAAACTTGGCTAAAAACCCCTGAATTTTTACTTCAAGATCAACTCATTCTCACCCACCAAGTTCAACCGATTCTGACTCGATTACGAAAAACTTATTACGGTTTAGCAGGATTGTTCGCAGGAGGCGGACTAATCTGGATCTTATTGTAA
- a CDS encoding tetratricopeptide repeat protein, producing MVPREFLKTVATRVGISDNELEVMARAIQGEPMTTISKHLGVRKDALQKRLGEVYRKLNITGAGPGKLAKLQQRLLAEYQSEGNQLGGQNGQSGRKKRLLGGVDGQGFSSNVQIDWGSAPRLGAFYGRSEALATLKQGLVTERAPLVMVEGIGGIGKTALGVKLVQEIAPDFDQVIWRSLRDKPSPSEFIAATFPATSKPPSNWDDSEQIAEFIKTLSNSRYLLIIDEVEYISQLGSKDAAFKSYEVLLQQLSESSHRSSVLLMGWEIPPSWQKFASKPSIQLTGLSEQDSQQMLLSGQESLYLDGKYLSELVHLCGGNPLILKLWSAKIPDLTIGNLTKLIKQNTLVIEELVRQHLRADQELSELEIRLVCWLAVNPKPATLSELATDLILSETGTEVQISLDFLIERSLLETVRSSQPIGYTINSNFKKEIWYQLMGKSFNELGYKHYLEGEFQSAKTDLLQAVRYHPALSAGHYNLGSTYEKLEQFEPAKKHYQILVDVDNNRAAQAAVNNLARLEILEGKTHEAIDKLEKTLVQVKDKGVRSALHKNLGWAYFLQNNPKQAEVELRQSLELKESNAVAYYILAQVLEAQNRHKQALAFWKTALEQDETDQQSNGVTWRLPELLTWRMMARQRLQ from the coding sequence ATGGTACCCAGAGAATTTTTAAAGACTGTAGCCACGAGAGTAGGAATTTCCGACAATGAACTCGAAGTCATGGCACGAGCAATCCAAGGCGAACCCATGACCACAATTTCTAAGCATTTAGGAGTTCGCAAGGACGCCTTGCAGAAACGTTTAGGAGAAGTGTATAGGAAATTAAACATTACCGGGGCTGGCCCAGGAAAGTTAGCCAAACTTCAGCAACGGTTATTAGCCGAATATCAATCGGAAGGAAATCAACTGGGCGGACAAAACGGCCAATCGGGTCGCAAAAAACGCTTACTGGGAGGAGTTGATGGTCAAGGTTTCAGTAGTAATGTTCAAATTGATTGGGGAAGCGCGCCTCGATTAGGAGCCTTTTATGGCCGTTCAGAAGCCTTAGCCACCTTAAAACAAGGTTTAGTGACAGAACGCGCTCCCCTGGTGATGGTGGAAGGGATTGGAGGAATTGGAAAAACTGCATTAGGGGTGAAATTAGTCCAAGAAATTGCCCCAGACTTTGACCAAGTAATTTGGCGATCGCTTCGAGATAAACCTTCTCCCAGCGAATTTATTGCCGCTACTTTTCCGGCTACCTCGAAACCGCCCTCAAATTGGGATGATTCAGAACAAATTGCTGAATTCATCAAAACCCTATCCAATTCTCGATATTTACTGATTATCGATGAAGTGGAATATATTTCACAACTGGGAAGTAAAGATGCCGCTTTCAAAAGTTATGAAGTCCTCCTGCAACAATTGAGTGAATCTTCCCATCGCAGTAGCGTGTTATTAATGGGTTGGGAAATTCCCCCCTCCTGGCAAAAATTTGCCTCTAAACCGTCTATTCAGTTAACAGGCTTATCTGAACAAGACTCTCAACAAATGTTACTTTCCGGTCAGGAAAGCCTCTATTTGGATGGAAAATACCTGTCGGAGTTAGTGCATTTATGTGGAGGTAATCCCTTAATCTTAAAATTATGGTCGGCTAAAATCCCCGATTTAACCATCGGAAATCTCACCAAATTAATCAAGCAAAATACCTTAGTGATTGAAGAATTGGTTCGTCAACATCTACGAGCCGATCAAGAATTGTCAGAGCTTGAAATTCGTTTAGTTTGTTGGTTAGCTGTCAATCCCAAACCAGCCACCTTAAGTGAGTTGGCAACGGATTTGATCCTCTCGGAAACCGGAACGGAAGTTCAAATTTCCTTGGATTTCTTAATCGAGCGATCGCTCTTAGAAACCGTCCGATCGTCACAACCCATCGGTTACACCATTAACAGCAATTTCAAAAAAGAAATCTGGTATCAATTAATGGGTAAATCCTTCAATGAACTCGGTTATAAACACTATTTAGAAGGAGAATTCCAATCCGCTAAAACCGATTTATTACAAGCCGTTCGTTATCATCCCGCCTTAAGTGCAGGTCATTATAACCTAGGGTCTACTTACGAGAAACTAGAACAGTTTGAACCTGCGAAAAAACATTATCAAATTCTGGTTGATGTTGACAATAACCGAGCAGCACAAGCGGCTGTTAATAATTTAGCTCGGTTAGAAATTTTAGAAGGCAAAACCCACGAAGCCATTGATAAATTAGAAAAAACCCTCGTACAGGTTAAGGATAAAGGAGTTCGCTCTGCTTTACATAAAAATTTAGGCTGGGCTTATTTCTTGCAAAATAATCCTAAACAAGCTGAAGTTGAGTTACGTCAATCTTTAGAATTAAAAGAATCTAATGCCGTAGCTTACTATATTTTAGCTCAAGTTTTAGAAGCCCAAAACCGTCACAAACAAGCCCTAGCATTTTGGAAAACGGCTTTAGAACAGGACGAAACCGATCAACAATCTAACGGCGTTACCTGGCGTTTACCCGAATTACTCACCTGGCGCATGATGGCCCGTCAACGCTTACAATAA
- a CDS encoding beta-ketoacyl-ACP synthase III, with translation MISFGNISKVQNNMVISHSHLNNSPHLRTKTLGTSPSAHHLAQVRQVKLLATGKYLPKNQVTAEQLGQKLGIEAAWIEKKSGVKVRHFVEDETASQMGAMAAKKALETAGLSLNDIDCIVCTSSVPEQSIPCTAALVQKQLGGESSGIATFDINSTCLSFVVGLDTLSYLVDAGRYSRVLLVASEIALAVDWNNRETSTLFGDGAAAAIISKTDPQEGSKIICSRQETYSEGAELSQCLAGGNRYHPREYSDNLDRFLFKMQGRAIYRLASQILPGFLERLLQPAGLTLEEIDFVIPHQASLMAMGLIRKGLNIPEEKWMVIAHNHGNTIAASIPMTLHEAIQQDKIHRGDRILLLGTSAGFSVGGMVLEY, from the coding sequence ATGATAAGCTTTGGGAATATTAGCAAAGTCCAGAATAATATGGTGATTAGTCATAGCCATCTGAATAATTCTCCCCATTTAAGGACAAAAACCCTAGGAACTTCCCCATCTGCTCATCACTTAGCCCAAGTTAGACAAGTGAAACTCTTAGCAACGGGAAAATACTTACCTAAAAATCAAGTGACTGCTGAACAATTAGGGCAAAAATTAGGAATTGAAGCCGCTTGGATTGAAAAGAAATCTGGGGTCAAAGTTCGTCACTTTGTTGAAGATGAAACCGCTTCTCAAATGGGAGCAATGGCAGCTAAAAAAGCCTTAGAAACGGCGGGATTATCCTTAAATGATATTGATTGTATTGTTTGTACCAGTAGTGTTCCTGAACAGTCTATTCCTTGTACTGCTGCTTTAGTCCAAAAACAACTCGGAGGAGAGTCTTCAGGAATTGCCACTTTTGATATTAATTCAACTTGTTTAAGCTTTGTTGTTGGGTTAGATACCCTCTCTTATTTAGTAGATGCAGGACGCTATTCACGGGTGCTATTAGTGGCTTCAGAAATTGCCTTAGCTGTTGATTGGAACAATCGAGAAACCAGTACCTTATTTGGAGATGGGGCCGCTGCTGCAATTATTAGTAAAACTGATCCCCAAGAGGGTTCAAAAATTATCTGTTCTCGCCAAGAAACCTATAGTGAAGGTGCAGAATTATCCCAATGTTTAGCCGGAGGAAATCGTTATCATCCCCGTGAATATTCGGACAATCTGGATCGATTTTTATTTAAAATGCAAGGTCGGGCAATTTACCGTTTAGCTTCTCAAATTTTACCCGGATTTTTGGAACGATTGTTACAACCTGCGGGGTTAACCTTAGAAGAGATTGATTTTGTTATTCCCCATCAAGCAAGTTTAATGGCAATGGGTTTAATTCGTAAAGGATTAAATATTCCTGAAGAAAAATGGATGGTTATTGCTCACAATCACGGAAATACCATCGCGGCTTCGATTCCGATGACCCTCCATGAAGCGATTCAACAGGATAAAATTCATCGAGGCGATCGCATTTTATTATTAGGAACCTCCGCCGGATTTTCCGTTGGGGGGATGGTTTTAGAATATTAA